The DNA window TGGACCTGTTGGGTAAGTCGGTGGTCCTGGCGGATGGGCATCGATGCCGCCTTACCTGGCGAGTGGGTGCTTGACGCGGGGTGTATCCCAGGTAGAGCGGCAAATGATCATGTAAACATGATCATTTGCCGTCACAGGCGCTAGCCGACCAGCAGGGGAGCCAGGAGCCGCAGCTGCTCCAGGCCCAGCGGGTCGCCGGGTCGAGGCAAAGGTTGGAGCGCCACGTGGTCGGCGCCGGCGGCGAGGTGGTCGCGGATCCGTTCGGCCACCGTCTCCACCGACCGCCACGCCACCAGGGCGTCGACCAGCCGGTCGCTGCCACCACCCGACAGGTCCTCGTACGTGAAGCCCATCCGCAGCAGGTTGTTCTGGTAGTTCGGCATCGCCAGGTAGTGCGTCAGGAACTCCCGCCCAGCCTCGCGCGCCGCCGACGGAGACGACTCCAGCACCAGCGTCTGCTCCGGGATCAGCGCCGACCCAGGCCCCAACAGATCCCGCGCGAGCTTCGTGTGCTCCGGCGTCGTCAGGTACGGCAGCGCCCCGGCCGTGCGATCGCGGGAGAGCTCCAGCATCCGCGGCCCCAGAGCCGCCAGCATCCGCGGCGCCGCGACAGCAGGCGCAGGCGGGTCGTACGGCGAGGCGTCCAGCTCGTCCAGATACGAACGCATCTTCGCCACCGGCGACACGTACGCGTGCCCCCGCCGAGCGACGTCCGGCGAGTGGCTCACGCCGAGTCCCAGGACGAACCGCGACGGATACGCCTCCGCCAGCGCCTGCGAAGCGCCGTTCATCGCGGCGGCGTCGCGACCCCACACGTTCGCGATCCCCGTTCCCACGACCAGCGACGACGTCGCCGCCAGCACCACAGCCGAAGCGCTGAACGGATCCCGCGTGGTCGGCGTGTCCGAGACCCAGAACGACCCGTACCCCAGGGCCTCCACCGTCGAAGCCGCCTCCCGCATCGTCGCAGCGGACGCGAGCCGAACAGGCCCGAGCCAGGCGCCGACCTGACCGATCCGATCGAGAGCAGACATACAGACCAACCTCCAATTGATGACCAAGCGGTCAAGAATGTGCCCAACAAAACTCACCGCAGGCCGTCCAGCGCCGCCTCCACGACGTCGGCGAGCGTGTCCGGATCGGGGTCGATCCTGGCGATCTGCCACAACCCCTCGACCACGGTGAAGACATAGCGAGCGATCACCTGAGACGGCCGCGCCGACGTCAGCTCGCCGGCGCCCTTCGCCAGGTCCACGACGGCCGCGAGCCGGTCGATCATCTTCCGCTGGTGGGTCCGGACGACGGCCTTCACCTCGTCGTCCCCGGGCAGCAGCTCGAGCGTCGTGTTCGCGACCAGGCACCCGCGCCCGTTCGCGGTCAGGTCGGCCACGCAGACCGCCTGCCCCCGGACGTACGCGCGCACCCCCTCCAGCGGCCCCGGCGCCGAAGCGAGCGTTTCCTCCAGCCGCGAGAGCGTCTCCGCCGAGGTGTAGCGGAGGACGGCGAGGAACAGCTCGTGCTTGTCCCCGAACGCCGCGTACAAGCTGCCCTTGTACAGC is part of the Tenggerimyces flavus genome and encodes:
- a CDS encoding TIGR03620 family F420-dependent LLM class oxidoreductase codes for the protein MSALDRIGQVGAWLGPVRLASAATMREAASTVEALGYGSFWVSDTPTTRDPFSASAVVLAATSSLVVGTGIANVWGRDAAAMNGASQALAEAYPSRFVLGLGVSHSPDVARRGHAYVSPVAKMRSYLDELDASPYDPPAPAVAAPRMLAALGPRMLELSRDRTAGALPYLTTPEHTKLARDLLGPGSALIPEQTLVLESSPSAAREAGREFLTHYLAMPNYQNNLLRMGFTYEDLSGGGSDRLVDALVAWRSVETVAERIRDHLAAGADHVALQPLPRPGDPLGLEQLRLLAPLLVG
- a CDS encoding TetR/AcrR family transcriptional regulator, encoding MSVTERPRGRPREFDPQRALATIKEQFVEHGYHATTLSHLTAATGLYKGSLYAAFGDKHELFLAVLRYTSAETLSRLEETLASAPGPLEGVRAYVRGQAVCVADLTANGRGCLVANTTLELLPGDDEVKAVVRTHQRKMIDRLAAVVDLAKGAGELTSARPSQVIARYVFTVVEGLWQIARIDPDPDTLADVVEAALDGLR